The proteins below are encoded in one region of Maribacter aestuarii:
- a CDS encoding TerB family tellurite resistance protein yields the protein MSIPTLSFSLAEKSAIVKLMYAVILADGYLHPGEINAFKHFMYAFDFDSNFIQQANAISKEQGEMILLQMPAEKKRHFLQLLKDMAKSDGFVHKKEIALILNFCATIGIE from the coding sequence CCCACACTATCCTTCTCACTGGCGGAGAAATCGGCCATTGTCAAATTGATGTATGCTGTAATCCTGGCCGATGGATATTTGCATCCCGGAGAAATCAATGCTTTTAAGCATTTCATGTACGCCTTTGATTTTGACAGTAATTTTATACAACAGGCAAATGCCATAAGTAAAGAACAAGGAGAAATGATTCTTCTACAAATGCCGGCAGAAAAAAAGAGACATTTCCTTCAACTTCTAAAGGACATGGCAAAATCAGATGGTTTTGTGCATAAAAAGGAAATAGCATTGATTCTAAATTTTTGCGCCACCATAGGGATTGAGTAA